A genomic stretch from Enterobacter oligotrophicus includes:
- the grxD gene encoding monothiol glutaredoxin 4, with protein sequence MSTTIEKIQRQIAENPILLYMKGSPKLPSCGFSAQAVQALSACGERFAYVDILQNPDIRAELPKYANWPTFPQLWVDGELVGGCDILIEMYQRGELQQLIKETAARYKTEEPGAE encoded by the coding sequence ATGAGCACCACTATTGAAAAAATCCAGCGTCAGATCGCTGAAAACCCGATTCTCCTGTACATGAAAGGTTCTCCGAAGCTGCCAAGCTGCGGTTTCTCCGCGCAAGCGGTTCAGGCGTTGTCTGCCTGTGGTGAGCGTTTTGCTTACGTTGATATCCTGCAAAACCCTGACATCCGCGCTGAGCTGCCAAAATACGCCAACTGGCCAACCTTCCCGCAACTGTGGGTTGACGGTGAACTGGTAGGCGGCTGTGATATTCTGATTGAAATGTATCAGCGTGGCGAACTGCAACAGCTGATCAAAGAAACGGCTGCCAGGTACAAAACGGAAGAGCCGGGCGCAGAGTAA
- the rnt gene encoding ribonuclease T, whose amino-acid sequence MSDNAQLTGLCDRFRGFYPVVIDVETAGFNAKTDALLEIAAITLKMDEQGWLTPDTTLHFHVEPFEGANLQPEALAFNGIDPTNPLRGAVSEYDALHAIFKMVRKGMKESNCSRAIMVAHNATFDHSFTMAAAERASLKRNPFHPFVTFDTAALSGLALGQTVLSKACITAGIEFDGTQAHSALYDTERTAELFCEIVNRWKRLGGWPLPMGDEADIQS is encoded by the coding sequence ATGTCCGATAATGCTCAACTTACCGGTCTGTGCGACCGTTTTCGTGGTTTTTATCCTGTTGTCATTGATGTAGAGACAGCCGGATTTAACGCTAAAACCGATGCGCTGCTTGAAATTGCCGCCATCACGCTGAAGATGGATGAACAGGGCTGGCTTACACCGGACACCACGCTGCATTTCCACGTTGAACCTTTTGAAGGTGCAAACCTGCAGCCAGAAGCGCTGGCGTTTAACGGTATCGACCCGACAAACCCGCTGCGCGGCGCGGTGAGTGAATATGACGCGCTTCACGCCATCTTCAAAATGGTGCGTAAAGGCATGAAAGAGAGTAACTGCAGCCGCGCGATTATGGTGGCCCACAACGCCACGTTCGATCACAGCTTTACAATGGCCGCCGCCGAACGCGCCTCGCTTAAACGCAACCCGTTCCATCCGTTTGTGACCTTCGACACTGCGGCCCTGAGTGGCCTGGCGCTGGGACAAACGGTCTTATCCAAAGCCTGTATCACGGCGGGGATCGAGTTTGACGGTACGCAGGCGCACTCTGCGTTATATGACACGGAGCGCACGGCAGAACTGTTCTGTGAAATTGTGAACCGCTGGAAACGGTTGGGTGGCTGGCCGCTGCCGATGGGCGATGAGGCAGATATTCAATCGTAG
- the gloA gene encoding lactoylglutathione lyase — MRLLHTMLRVGDLQRSIDFYTNVLGMKLLRTSENPEYKYSLAFVGYGPETDEAVIELTYNWGVDKYELGTAYGHIALEVDNAAEACERIRSNGGNVTREAGPVKGGTTVIAFVEDPDGYKIELIEAKDAGRGLGN; from the coding sequence ATGCGCCTACTTCACACCATGCTGCGCGTTGGCGACCTGCAACGTTCAATCGATTTCTACACCAACGTTCTGGGCATGAAACTGCTGCGCACCAGCGAAAACCCGGAATACAAATATTCCCTGGCGTTTGTCGGTTACGGCCCGGAAACAGATGAAGCCGTTATCGAGCTGACCTACAACTGGGGCGTCGACAAGTACGAGCTGGGCACGGCATACGGCCATATTGCGCTGGAAGTGGATAACGCGGCCGAAGCCTGCGAGCGCATCCGCAGCAACGGCGGCAACGTTACGCGTGAAGCGGGCCCGGTTAAAGGCGGCACTACTGTGATTGCCTTTGTTGAAGATCCTGACGGTTACAAAATCGAGCTGATTGAAGCCAAAGACGCCGGTCGCGGCCTGGGCAACTGA
- a CDS encoding alkene reductase has product MSAETLFTPLKVGAVTAPNRVFMAPLTRLRSIEPGDIPTPLMGEYYRQRASSGLIISEATQISAQAKGYAGAPGLHSPEQIAAWQKITAGVHAEDGRIAVQLWHTGRISHSSIQPGGQAPVSASALSANTRTSLRDENGNAIRVDTSMPRALALEEIPGIVNDFRQAVANAREAGFDLVELHSAHGYLLHQFLSPSSNHRTDQYGGSVENRARLVLEVVDAVCEEWGPERIGIRVSPIGTFQNVDNGPNEEADALYLIEELAKRGIAYLHMSEPDWAGGQPYTEAFRQKVRERFHGVIIGAGAYTPEKAEDLIGKGLIDAVAFGRDYIANPDLVARLQKKAALNPQRPESFYGGGAEGYTDYPSL; this is encoded by the coding sequence ATGTCCGCTGAAACGTTATTTACCCCACTGAAAGTGGGTGCTGTTACCGCTCCGAACCGCGTGTTCATGGCCCCACTCACCCGTCTTCGCAGCATCGAGCCTGGTGATATCCCAACCCCACTGATGGGTGAATATTATCGTCAGCGCGCAAGCTCTGGCCTGATCATCTCTGAAGCGACGCAGATTTCTGCCCAGGCGAAAGGCTATGCTGGCGCACCGGGTCTGCACAGCCCGGAACAGATCGCCGCCTGGCAAAAAATCACCGCAGGCGTTCACGCGGAAGATGGCCGTATCGCGGTACAGCTGTGGCATACCGGTCGAATCTCACACAGCAGCATCCAGCCTGGCGGTCAGGCTCCGGTTTCAGCCTCTGCCCTGAGCGCAAACACCCGCACCTCCCTGCGCGACGAAAACGGTAATGCGATCCGCGTCGATACCTCCATGCCACGTGCGCTGGCGCTGGAAGAGATCCCCGGTATCGTGAACGACTTCCGTCAGGCGGTTGCGAATGCGCGTGAAGCCGGTTTTGACCTGGTTGAACTGCACTCAGCACACGGTTACCTGCTGCACCAGTTCCTGTCACCTTCTTCTAACCATCGTACCGATCAGTACGGCGGCAGCGTTGAAAACCGTGCCCGCCTGGTGCTGGAAGTGGTAGACGCCGTATGCGAGGAGTGGGGCCCGGAACGCATCGGTATCCGCGTATCGCCAATTGGGACGTTCCAGAACGTCGACAACGGCCCGAACGAAGAAGCTGACGCGTTGTATCTGATCGAAGAGCTGGCAAAACGTGGTATTGCCTACCTGCATATGTCCGAACCGGACTGGGCCGGTGGTCAGCCATACACTGAAGCCTTCCGTCAGAAAGTGCGCGAGCGCTTCCACGGCGTGATCATCGGTGCGGGCGCTTATACCCCAGAAAAAGCCGAAGACCTGATTGGCAAAGGCCTGATCGACGCGGTGGCGTTCGGCCGTGACTATATTGCTAACCCGGATCTGGTTGCCCGTCTGCAGAAAAAAGCAGCGCTTAACCCGCAGCGCCCTGAAAGTTTCTATGGTGGTGGCGCAGAAGGCTACACCGACTACCCTTCTCTGTAA
- a CDS encoding TetR/AcrR family transcriptional regulator, whose protein sequence is MSRHTEHDTREHLLATGERLCMHRGFTGMGLSELLKTAEVPKGSFYHYFRSKEAFGVAMLERHYASYHQRLATHFASGEGNYRDRVLNYYQETLTQFCQQGIISGCLTVKLSAEVCDLSEDMRTAMDKGASGVIALLAQALDKGRNEKTLAFSGEPLTQAQVLYALWLGANLQAKISRSAVPLESALAHVKSCITTPGV, encoded by the coding sequence ATGAGCAGACACACTGAACACGATACACGCGAACACTTACTGGCGACCGGCGAGCGTCTTTGCATGCATCGCGGGTTCACCGGTATGGGTCTGAGCGAGCTGTTAAAAACCGCTGAGGTGCCGAAAGGATCGTTTTATCACTACTTTCGCTCTAAAGAAGCCTTTGGCGTGGCCATGCTGGAACGTCACTACGCAAGCTACCACCAGCGCCTGGCGACCCACTTTGCCAGCGGCGAAGGTAACTACCGGGATCGTGTGCTTAATTACTATCAGGAGACGCTGACGCAGTTCTGTCAGCAGGGCATCATCAGCGGTTGCCTGACGGTAAAACTTTCTGCTGAAGTGTGCGATCTGTCCGAAGACATGCGCACTGCAATGGATAAAGGGGCCAGTGGCGTGATTGCTCTGCTGGCTCAGGCGCTGGATAAAGGGCGCAATGAAAAAACGCTGGCCTTCTCTGGCGAGCCTTTGACGCAGGCGCAGGTGCTTTATGCACTCTGGTTAGGTGCGAACCTGCAGGCCAAGATTTCTCGCAGTGCGGTGCCGCTCGAAAGCGCGCTGGCACATGTGAAAAGCTGTATTACAACGCCTGGCGTTTAG
- the eptA gene encoding phosphoethanolamine transferase EptA produces the protein MWLAKKLQCNDIKFTLGCALFFTVLNALFIQRSWAIIAPTHLHDLLFAASVPVVLFCGWIIVFSLVNIPFIRKPLLILLTMGCAAATYFMSTYGAVIDQNMIVNVFETNSQEATALVTPQMILWMAVAGLVPSVILALTRIRTGTWWYALLMRFAAILGALLIIILVAAVFYKDYASLFRNNKSIVKMVTPANYVSAVVKYSKMRWFAGDQTLVRMGEDAHKGPLISGQRKKTVLILVVGEASRAANYSLNGYGRETNPELKKHNVINFPQATSCGTETAVSVPCMFSGMTRKKYDADLARHQEGLLDVLGHAGINLLWRDNDGGCKGACNRVPHTDMTQWKLEQFCKDKSCIDDVNLYRLDEVLDGLKQDSVLVIHLMGSHGPAYYNRYPKTFRKFTPTCDTNEIQDCNHQALMNTYDNTILYTDSVVSRTIDALKARQGSMNTALIYLSDHGESLGESGIYLHGTPYMLAPEQQTHIPFMFWLSPDYAKNFGVNEQCLRTRAAKEAVSQDNLFSTVLGMMDIKSSVYQQSLDILSACRS, from the coding sequence ATGTGGCTCGCTAAAAAGTTACAGTGTAACGATATTAAGTTCACTCTGGGCTGTGCTCTCTTCTTTACCGTGTTGAACGCGCTGTTTATTCAGCGTAGCTGGGCCATCATTGCCCCAACACACCTGCATGATCTGCTCTTTGCCGCCTCCGTTCCGGTGGTGCTGTTCTGCGGCTGGATCATTGTCTTCAGCCTGGTAAATATCCCCTTTATCCGTAAACCGCTGCTGATCCTGTTAACCATGGGATGCGCCGCCGCGACGTACTTTATGTCTACCTACGGCGCGGTGATCGATCAGAATATGATTGTCAACGTTTTCGAAACCAACTCACAGGAAGCCACCGCGCTGGTCACGCCGCAGATGATCCTGTGGATGGCGGTAGCCGGTTTAGTGCCGTCCGTCATATTGGCCCTGACGCGTATTCGCACCGGGACATGGTGGTATGCCCTGCTGATGCGGTTTGCCGCCATACTCGGCGCGCTACTGATCATCATTCTGGTCGCAGCGGTATTTTACAAAGACTACGCCTCGTTGTTTCGCAACAACAAAAGCATCGTCAAAATGGTTACTCCGGCGAACTACGTCAGTGCTGTGGTGAAATACTCGAAAATGCGCTGGTTTGCGGGCGATCAAACGCTGGTGCGCATGGGGGAAGATGCTCATAAAGGCCCGCTCATTTCCGGGCAGCGGAAGAAAACGGTGCTGATTCTGGTCGTCGGTGAAGCATCGCGCGCAGCAAACTACTCGCTGAATGGCTACGGGCGTGAAACGAACCCCGAGCTGAAAAAGCACAATGTCATTAACTTCCCGCAGGCCACCTCCTGTGGCACCGAAACGGCCGTTTCCGTCCCGTGCATGTTCTCCGGTATGACGCGGAAAAAATACGACGCCGATCTGGCGCGCCACCAGGAAGGTCTGCTCGACGTGCTCGGCCATGCGGGAATCAACCTGTTGTGGCGTGACAACGATGGCGGCTGTAAAGGTGCCTGTAACCGCGTACCGCACACGGACATGACCCAGTGGAAACTGGAGCAGTTCTGCAAAGATAAGTCCTGCATTGATGATGTAAACCTGTATCGTCTGGATGAAGTGCTGGATGGCCTGAAGCAGGACTCCGTGCTGGTTATTCATCTGATGGGCAGCCACGGTCCGGCGTACTACAACCGCTACCCGAAAACTTTCCGTAAGTTCACCCCAACCTGTGATACCAACGAAATTCAGGATTGCAATCACCAGGCATTGATGAACACCTACGACAACACCATTCTTTACACTGACAGCGTGGTCAGCAGAACGATAGACGCGCTAAAAGCACGTCAGGGGAGCATGAACACGGCGCTGATTTACCTGTCGGATCACGGTGAGTCACTGGGTGAAAGCGGGATCTATCTGCACGGGACACCTTACATGCTGGCTCCTGAACAGCAAACGCACATTCCGTTTATGTTCTGGCTCTCCCCGGATTACGCGAAAAATTTCGGCGTTAACGAGCAATGTTTGCGTACCCGCGCAGCAAAAGAGGCCGTTTCTCAGGACAATCTGTTCTCCACGGTTCTGGGGATGATGGACATAAAATCAAGTGTTTATCAACAGTCGTTGGATATTTTGTCAGCCTGTCGGTCCTGA
- a CDS encoding DUF1289 domain-containing protein, with the protein MAEQLEFFPIQSPCRGICQVDERGYCRGCMRTRDERFNWQNFSDTQKQEVLRLCRQRLLRKIRANKPGETEEPQQPSLF; encoded by the coding sequence GTGGCAGAGCAACTGGAGTTTTTCCCCATCCAGAGCCCGTGCCGGGGTATTTGTCAGGTGGATGAACGCGGATATTGCCGTGGATGCATGCGCACCCGCGATGAGCGTTTTAACTGGCAAAATTTTAGCGATACGCAAAAGCAGGAGGTTTTACGCCTCTGTCGCCAGCGTCTGCTGCGTAAAATTCGCGCAAACAAGCCGGGTGAAACCGAAGAACCTCAGCAACCCTCACTGTTTTAG
- a CDS encoding aldo/keto reductase codes for MVQRITLAPQGPEFSRFVMGYWRLMDWNMSPLQLASFIEEHLDLGITTVDHADIYGGYQCEAAFGEALKLVPALRERMEIVTKCGIATTAKPEHALGHYITDSAHIIKSAEQSLVNLATDRIDLLLIHRPDPLMDADEVAEAFLNLHQSGKVRHFGVSNFTPAQFALLQSRLPFTLATNQVEISPVHQPLLLDGTLDQLQQLRIRPMAWSCLGGGRLFNDDEFQPLRDELETIARELNAESIEQVVYAWILRLPSRPLPIIGSGKIERVRSALAAEELQMTRQQWFRIRKAALGYDVP; via the coding sequence ATGGTTCAGCGTATTACCCTTGCCCCGCAGGGCCCGGAATTCTCCCGTTTTGTGATGGGCTACTGGCGTCTGATGGACTGGAATATGTCCCCCCTTCAGCTGGCGAGCTTTATTGAGGAGCATCTTGATTTAGGGATCACCACCGTCGATCACGCGGATATCTATGGCGGCTATCAGTGCGAAGCGGCATTTGGTGAAGCACTCAAGCTGGTTCCTGCGCTTCGTGAACGTATGGAGATCGTCACGAAATGCGGTATCGCGACAACCGCGAAACCAGAACATGCTCTTGGGCATTACATCACCGACAGTGCACATATCATTAAAAGCGCCGAGCAGTCGCTGGTCAATCTGGCGACAGATCGTATCGACCTGCTGCTGATCCACCGCCCCGATCCGTTAATGGATGCTGATGAGGTGGCGGAAGCATTCCTGAATCTGCACCAGAGTGGCAAAGTGCGCCATTTCGGTGTTTCAAACTTTACGCCAGCCCAGTTCGCGCTGCTGCAATCGCGGTTGCCGTTTACCCTGGCAACGAATCAGGTCGAGATTTCACCGGTGCATCAACCGCTGCTGCTGGATGGTACGCTCGACCAGCTCCAGCAATTACGCATTCGTCCTATGGCCTGGTCGTGCCTGGGCGGCGGTCGTCTGTTTAATGATGATGAGTTCCAGCCGCTCCGTGACGAGCTTGAAACCATCGCCCGTGAGTTGAATGCTGAGAGCATTGAACAGGTGGTTTATGCGTGGATACTGCGCCTGCCGTCCAGACCGCTGCCGATTATTGGCTCCGGCAAAATTGAACGCGTTCGCTCTGCGCTGGCGGCGGAAGAGCTGCAGATGACGCGTCAGCAGTGGTTCCGCATCCGCAAAGCAGCGCTGGGTTACGACGTTCCATAA
- the sodC gene encoding superoxide dismutase [Cu-Zn] SodC — protein MKRFALALVTLVVCAGAQAASDEVEMNLVTSQGVGQSIGTVKITETDKGLEFAPDLKALPPGEHGFHVHAKGSCQPALKEGKASAAEAAGGHLDPQNTGKHEGPDGMGHLGDLPVLVVNNDGKATDPVVAPRLKKLDEVKGKALMIHVGGDNMSDQPKPLGGGGARYACGVI, from the coding sequence ATGAAGCGTTTTGCTCTGGCACTTGTTACGCTGGTTGTTTGCGCAGGGGCGCAGGCAGCCAGCGACGAAGTAGAAATGAACCTCGTCACGTCTCAGGGCGTTGGCCAGTCAATTGGAACGGTAAAAATTACTGAAACCGATAAAGGACTGGAATTTGCGCCCGATCTCAAAGCACTCCCGCCCGGCGAGCATGGATTCCATGTACATGCCAAAGGCAGCTGTCAGCCTGCTCTGAAAGAGGGTAAAGCCTCAGCAGCAGAGGCCGCAGGGGGGCACCTTGATCCACAAAACACAGGTAAACATGAAGGCCCGGACGGTATGGGGCATCTTGGTGATTTGCCTGTACTGGTGGTAAACAATGACGGTAAAGCCACGGACCCTGTTGTGGCACCGCGGCTGAAAAAACTGGATGAGGTCAAAGGCAAAGCGCTGATGATCCACGTCGGCGGCGATAACATGTCCGATCAACCTAAACCGCTTGGTGGTGGTGGGGCACGCTATGCCTGTGGGGTTATCTGA
- a CDS encoding FUSC family protein, giving the protein MNLPAFSWRTLPWIKATRPQWRYALRNGIAMCLALTVAYYLNLDEPYWAMTSAAVVSFPTVGGVISKSLGRVAGSLLGATAALIIAGHTLNDPWLFLLSMAAWLGFCTWACAHFTNNVAYAFQLAGYTAAIIAFPVVNVLDTTELWDIAQARVCEVIIGILCGGVMMMILPSTSDGTTLIGALKTMHTRLLEHASLLWQPDTNDEIRLAHEKVIGQILTMNLLRIQAFWSHYRFRRQNNLLNYLLHQQLRMTSSISSLRRMLLNWPTPPENTRSVIDTLLAALARPDADIYTVARIIAPLAPTDEYDYRHRAFWQRLNYFCRLYLRSSRWIKAVENATPITEFTVPGSPALARHTDTMEALWSGFRTFCALTLVGAWSITTQWESGSAALTLAAISCVLYSVAASPFNSLTLLLRTLVLLSLFSFVVKFGLMVQISDLWQFLLFLFPLLTTMQLLKLQMPKLAGLWGQLIVFMGSFISVTNPPVYDYADFLNDNLAKILGVGLAWLAFAVLRPGSDARKSRRHIRELRRGFVDQLSRKPHLRESEYESLVYHHVSQLNNSQDSLSRRWLLRWGVVLLNCSHVVWQLRAWETRSDPLSQVRDICISLLRDVMSERGVQQRPLSVTLSELQRICDTLARHHLPAARDLASIIWRLHCSLSQLEQAPPPGTIGDQITPQA; this is encoded by the coding sequence ATGAACCTGCCGGCTTTCTCCTGGCGGACGTTGCCCTGGATTAAAGCGACGCGCCCACAGTGGCGTTATGCGCTGCGTAACGGTATTGCGATGTGCCTTGCGCTTACGGTGGCCTACTATCTGAATCTTGATGAACCCTACTGGGCAATGACCTCAGCAGCGGTAGTCAGCTTCCCCACCGTCGGCGGCGTGATCAGCAAAAGCCTGGGGCGTGTAGCCGGGAGTCTGCTGGGTGCCACCGCAGCGTTAATTATCGCCGGTCATACGCTGAACGATCCGTGGCTTTTTTTACTGAGCATGGCGGCCTGGCTGGGTTTTTGCACCTGGGCCTGCGCCCATTTTACCAATAACGTCGCCTATGCCTTTCAGCTTGCAGGCTACACGGCGGCAATCATTGCCTTCCCGGTTGTGAACGTGCTGGACACGACCGAGCTATGGGATATTGCTCAGGCGCGCGTCTGCGAAGTGATCATCGGTATTCTCTGCGGCGGGGTCATGATGATGATTCTGCCCAGTACATCGGATGGCACAACGCTCATCGGCGCGCTGAAGACCATGCACACTCGCCTGCTGGAACATGCCAGCCTGCTCTGGCAGCCCGATACGAATGATGAAATCCGCCTCGCGCACGAGAAAGTCATCGGCCAGATCCTGACCATGAATTTGCTGCGTATCCAGGCTTTCTGGAGCCACTACCGTTTTCGCCGCCAGAACAATTTGCTTAACTATTTGCTCCACCAGCAGTTACGTATGACCAGCTCCATCTCCAGCCTGCGCCGGATGTTACTTAACTGGCCAACGCCACCAGAGAATACCCGATCGGTTATCGACACGCTGCTGGCAGCCCTGGCTCGCCCGGATGCGGATATTTACACCGTGGCACGGATTATCGCGCCGCTCGCCCCCACCGATGAGTATGACTACCGTCACCGCGCTTTCTGGCAACGCCTGAATTATTTTTGTCGGTTATACCTGCGAAGCAGTCGCTGGATAAAAGCCGTTGAGAACGCCACGCCAATAACTGAATTTACCGTCCCTGGCAGCCCGGCGCTGGCGAGACACACGGACACAATGGAAGCGCTGTGGAGCGGTTTTCGAACCTTCTGCGCACTGACCCTGGTTGGCGCATGGAGCATCACCACACAGTGGGAGTCCGGCAGTGCGGCACTCACCCTCGCCGCCATCAGCTGCGTGCTTTACTCCGTCGCGGCCTCGCCGTTCAACTCTCTGACGCTGCTGCTGCGCACGCTCGTTTTGCTGTCGCTGTTCAGTTTTGTCGTGAAGTTTGGTTTGATGGTGCAGATTAGCGACCTCTGGCAGTTCCTGCTGTTCCTCTTTCCGCTATTAACCACCATGCAGTTGCTGAAGCTGCAGATGCCGAAGCTGGCCGGGCTATGGGGGCAATTAATCGTCTTTATGGGCTCGTTTATCTCAGTGACCAATCCGCCTGTTTACGATTACGCTGATTTTCTTAACGATAACCTGGCGAAGATCCTCGGCGTCGGTCTGGCGTGGCTGGCCTTCGCTGTGTTACGTCCTGGCTCAGATGCACGTAAGAGCCGCAGGCACATTCGCGAATTGCGCAGAGGATTCGTTGACCAGCTCAGCCGTAAACCGCATCTGCGTGAAAGCGAATATGAGTCGCTGGTTTATCACCATGTCAGCCAATTGAATAACAGCCAGGATTCGCTCTCCCGCCGCTGGCTGTTGCGCTGGGGCGTGGTATTGCTGAACTGCTCGCATGTGGTATGGCAACTGCGTGCGTGGGAAACCCGCTCCGATCCACTGTCGCAGGTCCGTGATATCTGTATTTCCCTGCTGCGTGATGTGATGAGCGAGCGCGGCGTCCAGCAACGTCCGCTAAGCGTAACGCTCAGCGAACTGCAGCGCATTTGCGATACCCTCGCACGCCATCATTTGCCGGCCGCACGCGATTTAGCCTCGATAATCTGGCGGCTACACTGCTCGCTGTCACAGCTGGAACAGGCACCGCCGCCAGGGACCATCGGGGATCAGATAACCCCACAGGCATAG
- a CDS encoding HlyD family secretion protein encodes MSLKTLKYFSTLLVLTLALIAGWWLWNYYMQSPWTRDGKIRAEQVSITPQVSGSITTLLVKDNQFVKQGDVLFRIDETPFHIAVLNAQAQLAKARSDLAKANNEANRRRHLSQNYISAEDLDTANINVKAMQASVDVAEATLKQAEWQLTQTVVKAPVDGWITNLSTRVGDYATTGQPLFALVDSHSFYVIGYFEETKLRHIQDGAPARITLYSSSQALQGHVSSIGRAIYDQSVEIDSGLVPDIKPNVPWVRLAQRVPVRVEFDNLPKDITLVSGTTCTVSIGTR; translated from the coding sequence ATGTCCCTGAAAACACTTAAATACTTTTCCACTCTTCTGGTTCTTACCCTGGCACTGATTGCCGGGTGGTGGCTCTGGAATTATTACATGCAGTCACCCTGGACACGCGATGGCAAAATTCGTGCGGAACAGGTCAGCATCACGCCACAGGTTTCAGGCAGTATCACAACGCTTCTTGTTAAGGATAACCAGTTCGTCAAACAAGGCGATGTTTTGTTCCGCATCGACGAGACGCCTTTTCATATTGCCGTACTCAATGCCCAGGCCCAACTTGCTAAAGCCCGGTCCGATCTGGCAAAAGCCAACAACGAAGCCAACCGTCGCCGCCATTTATCGCAAAACTATATCTCTGCGGAAGATTTAGACACTGCCAATATTAACGTCAAAGCCATGCAGGCCAGCGTTGATGTGGCTGAGGCAACGCTGAAGCAGGCCGAGTGGCAGTTGACTCAAACTGTGGTAAAAGCCCCGGTTGACGGCTGGATAACCAATCTCTCCACGCGCGTGGGAGATTATGCGACAACGGGCCAGCCGCTCTTTGCGCTGGTCGATAGCCACTCGTTCTACGTAATCGGTTATTTTGAAGAGACCAAGCTACGTCATATTCAGGACGGTGCCCCTGCCCGGATAACGCTCTATAGCAGCTCGCAGGCGTTACAGGGTCACGTTTCCAGCATCGGCCGCGCTATTTACGATCAAAGCGTTGAAATCGACTCAGGTCTGGTGCCCGATATTAAACCCAACGTACCGTGGGTTCGCCTGGCGCAGCGTGTACCGGTTCGCGTCGAATTCGACAATCTGCCGAAGGACATTACGCTGGTGTCAGGCACCACCTGCACCGTCTCAATCGGGACGCGATAA
- a CDS encoding DUF1656 domain-containing protein: MTFSLSSTGLPLQDLIVGASVYFPPLFKAVMLGFLIWLVAHRLLRDWMYSGEIWHPMLMDLSLFALSVCLGLAVLIVW; the protein is encoded by the coding sequence GTGACGTTCTCTTTAAGCTCCACGGGGTTACCGCTTCAGGACCTGATCGTTGGTGCGTCAGTCTATTTCCCTCCCCTGTTTAAAGCCGTCATGCTGGGCTTTTTAATCTGGCTTGTTGCGCATCGCCTGCTGCGTGACTGGATGTATTCCGGTGAAATCTGGCACCCCATGTTAATGGATCTTTCCCTGTTTGCCCTGTCCGTGTGTCTTGGCCTTGCTGTGTTGATTGTGTGGTGA
- the slyA gene encoding transcriptional regulator SlyA, whose amino-acid sequence MKLESPLGSDLARLVRVWRALIDHRLKPLELTQTHWVTLHNIHQLPPEQSQIQLAKAIGIEQPSLVRTLDQLEEKGLISRQTCASDRRAKRIKLTEKAAPIITEMEAVISKTRGEILSGITPAELEMLIGLISRLEQNIHELQSRD is encoded by the coding sequence ATGAAATTGGAATCGCCATTAGGTTCTGATCTGGCAAGGTTAGTACGCGTCTGGCGTGCTCTGATTGACCATCGCCTGAAACCTCTGGAATTGACACAGACGCATTGGGTTACGCTGCATAACATCCATCAGCTTCCACCCGAACAGTCGCAAATTCAACTGGCTAAAGCGATCGGTATTGAGCAGCCTTCGTTAGTGCGTACGCTCGACCAGCTGGAGGAGAAGGGGCTGATCTCCCGGCAAACCTGTGCCAGCGATCGTCGCGCTAAGCGTATTAAACTTACTGAAAAAGCAGCCCCCATTATTACCGAGATGGAAGCTGTGATCAGCAAAACGCGGGGGGAGATCCTGTCAGGGATCACGCCTGCAGAACTTGAAATGCTAATCGGCCTCATTAGCCGTCTCGAGCAGAATATACATGAGCTGCAGTCACGCGACTAA